One Hemibagrus wyckioides isolate EC202008001 linkage group LG07, SWU_Hwy_1.0, whole genome shotgun sequence DNA segment encodes these proteins:
- the LOC131356272 gene encoding Fc receptor-like protein 5 — protein sequence MEAATQTTTPQPFSQANKMDELRLQLATNNIMKDSCILLITDSAIKLTGYTAQRHERTSDSKSPKAVVTIKPDKHVFRGETVTLRCEIQGGGDTEWTYSWYKNDYELYREHKTQEFSLRSVRNEDSGNYTCRGRRSSDTQSSEISDAVTLTISDVAEAVVSVSPSSWLTEGDSVTLSCEVKHSSTGWTFSWYTDVLYRGSQGFIRYNRELLSDSSRGSGGSYTLSPVTLNHTGVYVCRAERGVFHTPYSKLQPLWITGESPPVSLIISPSRTQHFTADSLSLSCEDHSKSTGWTVIGYRYREVLVDCSSVSGATCNISSLSTSHTGVYWCQSESGGRSNPVNITVHLSSFSFLQMVLASPVHPVTEGHPLILRCLSHNKKIPDSGVDFYKDDSILQSQTTGEMTISSVSKSDEGFCHCKHPERGESLKSWVSVRV from the exons ATGGAAGCAGCCACTCAGACCACCACTCCCCAGCCTTTTTCACAAGCCAATAAGATGGATGAACTGAGGCTACAGCTTGCGACTAACAACATTATGAAGGATAGCTGCATTCTGCTAATAACAGACTCAGCTATCAAGCTAACAGGCTACACTGCACAGCGTCATGAAAGGACATCGGActcca AGAGTCCTAAAGCTGTGGTGACCATAAAGCCTGACAAACATGTGTTCAGAGGAGAGACTGTGACTCTCAGGTGTGAaatacagggaggaggagacactGAGTGGACATACAGCTGGTATAAAAATGATTACGAACTCTACCGAGAACACAAAACACAGGAGTTCAGCCTCAGGTCAGTTAGAAATGAAGACAGTGGTAACTACACCTGCAGAGGGAGGAGAAGCAGTGACactcagagctcagagatcagtgatgctgttactctcactatatcag ATGTAGCAGAGGCAGTAGTGAGTGTGTCTCCATCgagctggctgactgaaggagattcagtgactctaagctgtgaggttaaacactcctctacaggctggacattcagctggtacacagATGTTCTCTACAGAGGCAGTCAGGGTTTCATCAGGTACAATAGAGAActcctctcagacagcagcagaggatctggaggctcctacactctcagtcctgttACTCTGAATCACACAGGAGTTTATGTGtgcagagcagagagaggagtCTTTCACACACCTTACAGCAAACTACAGCCACTGtggatcactg GTGAATCTCCTCCAGTATCTCTGATCATCAGTCCAAgcagaactcaacactttactgctgactctctctcactgagctgtgaggaccaCAGCAAGtctactggatggacagtgataggatacagatacagagaggTATTGGTCGATTGTTCATCAGTTTCAGGAgctacatgtaacatcagctccctctctacatcacacactggagtttactggtgtCAGTCTGAATCTGGAGGACGCAGTAATCCTGTCAACATCACAGTGCACT tgtcttctttctctttcctacaGATGGTGCTGGCCAGTCCTGTCCATCCTGTGACTGAGGGACATCCTCTGATTTTACGCTGTTTATCTCACAACAAAAAGATCCcagactctggtgttgattTCTATAAAGATGATTCCATCCTCCAGTCCCAGACTACAGGAGAGATGACCATCAGTAGTGTCTCAAAGTCAGATGAAGGTTTCTGCCACTGTAAAcacccagagagaggagagtcactGAAAAGCTGGGTTTCAGTCAGAG tatga